Proteins encoded together in one Pantoea sp. CCBC3-3-1 window:
- a CDS encoding DUF3313 domain-containing protein — protein MHALRMCLVVGVMAITLTGCASKVTEKQNFSGFLSDYSQLKPTRSPSGHPTLRWISPDFHSADYHGIFYMPVVYYPPARPTARVNQTTLDGLRRYVDSRMQAAVAKHKPLVSSGGPGTLMMKTAITAVNAENQDMKFYEVVPVAAVIASTMAASGHRTQNSVLYLETQLIDTKTGNPVLVAVRKAYGKSVANSSAPVTLDDLKQAVDEMVQDVAAFPPQP, from the coding sequence ATGCACGCGCTGCGTATGTGTCTGGTTGTCGGGGTGATGGCTATAACCCTCACTGGCTGTGCTTCTAAAGTCACCGAAAAGCAAAATTTTTCGGGTTTTCTGTCCGATTACTCCCAATTAAAACCTACCCGTTCCCCGAGCGGGCATCCTACGCTTCGCTGGATCTCCCCCGATTTTCATTCTGCGGATTATCACGGCATCTTTTATATGCCGGTGGTCTATTACCCGCCAGCCCGACCGACGGCGCGCGTAAATCAGACCACGCTCGACGGCTTGCGTAGATATGTTGATAGCCGGATGCAGGCTGCCGTCGCGAAACATAAACCCCTGGTGAGTTCCGGCGGCCCGGGCACGCTGATGATGAAAACGGCCATTACCGCCGTTAACGCAGAAAATCAGGATATGAAATTTTATGAAGTGGTGCCGGTGGCCGCGGTGATCGCCAGCACGATGGCGGCCTCAGGGCACCGTACGCAAAACAGCGTGCTCTATCTTGAAACCCAGTTAATTGATACCAAAACGGGTAACCCGGTGCTGGTGGCAGTCCGGAAAGCCTACGGTAAGAGCGTGGCAAACAGCAGCGCGCCGGTAACGCTGGATGATTTAAAACAGGCCGTAGATGAAATGGTTCAGGATGTGGCGGCTTTCCCGCCGCAGCCCTGA
- a CDS encoding PQQ-dependent sugar dehydrogenase, translated as MFRLLHGSLLAGLLLMNCPVLAAKTTVEQLQNGLNHPWAVAFLPGNQGMLIAERSGQLRHWQNGTLSEPLAGVPEVWAERQGGLLDIALSPDFVQNRHVYLSYTEADSSGRAGAVVGYGTLNQENSRLTDFKVILRQEPKLSSGANLGSRLLFDEKGYLYISFGDNFQAATAQQLNALTGKIIRLNADGSVPKDNPFVNQQGARGEIWTYGMRNPQGLALNPWTHEIWESEHGPRGGDEVNIPRKGKNYGWPLATWGVDYSGEKVPGSKGGTVPGTEQPVFYWKVSPAISGMAFYNSQRFPQWKDSLFIGSLKEKNLIHLTVNGDRIVEKERLLGDRGERIRDVRTGPDGYLYVLTDESDGKLLKVGLEK; from the coding sequence ATGTTCCGATTACTGCACGGCAGCTTACTGGCTGGTCTCCTTTTAATGAACTGCCCGGTTCTGGCCGCAAAAACGACCGTTGAACAGCTGCAAAACGGATTAAATCACCCCTGGGCGGTCGCTTTTTTGCCAGGGAATCAGGGCATGTTGATCGCTGAACGTTCCGGCCAGCTGCGGCACTGGCAAAACGGCACGCTTTCCGAACCGCTCGCCGGTGTGCCCGAAGTCTGGGCCGAGCGGCAGGGCGGGCTGCTGGATATTGCGCTATCCCCCGATTTTGTGCAGAACCGTCACGTTTATCTTAGCTATACCGAAGCTGACAGCAGCGGGCGCGCTGGTGCGGTAGTGGGTTACGGCACCCTGAATCAGGAAAACAGCCGGTTAACTGATTTTAAAGTGATCCTTCGACAAGAGCCGAAACTCTCGAGTGGCGCAAATCTGGGGTCGAGGCTGCTTTTCGACGAGAAGGGCTATCTCTATATCAGCTTTGGGGACAATTTTCAGGCCGCTACTGCACAACAGCTAAACGCGCTGACCGGCAAGATTATCCGTCTGAATGCCGATGGCAGCGTGCCAAAAGATAACCCTTTTGTTAACCAGCAGGGTGCAAGAGGCGAAATCTGGACTTATGGGATGCGCAATCCACAAGGGCTGGCGCTAAATCCCTGGACTCACGAAATATGGGAAAGTGAGCATGGCCCGCGCGGCGGCGATGAGGTCAATATTCCGCGTAAAGGGAAGAATTATGGCTGGCCGCTGGCAACTTGGGGCGTGGATTACAGCGGTGAAAAAGTCCCGGGTTCAAAAGGTGGGACAGTGCCAGGGACTGAGCAACCTGTTTTTTACTGGAAAGTTTCTCCCGCCATCAGCGGCATGGCGTTTTATAACAGCCAACGTTTCCCTCAGTGGAAGGATTCATTGTTTATCGGTTCATTAAAGGAAAAGAACCTTATTCATCTGACGGTCAATGGCGATCGTATTGTGGAAAAAGAACGTCTGTTGGGCGATCGCGGTGAACGCATTCGCGATGTCCGCACGGGACCAGATGGTTATCTGTATGTACTGACGGATGAATCGGATGGAAAATTACTGAAGGTTGGGCTGGAAAAATAA
- a CDS encoding HAD family phosphatase — MDLALFDLDKTLICEDSTGLWLRWLVSQGFAPAALIEQERALMVQYHQGSLSIEEYMNMTLSPIAGMGTLTVSGWVRRFIQRDVMPRVYPCARKRMNWHLERGDRVMVVSATGEHLVTPIAQQLGAHGALAIDVEIVDDRYSGQTYGTMTHPHGKVRQLKEWLLLQESAGFAQTWAYSDSMNDLPLLEHADHAWVINPAEPLHQLAQQRGWEVCQWLK; from the coding sequence ATGGATTTAGCTCTGTTCGATCTTGATAAAACGCTTATCTGTGAAGACAGTACTGGCCTGTGGTTACGCTGGCTGGTTTCGCAAGGTTTTGCTCCAGCCGCACTGATTGAGCAGGAACGCGCGTTGATGGTGCAGTACCACCAGGGGTCGCTTTCAATTGAGGAATACATGAACATGACCCTCTCGCCGATCGCCGGGATGGGTACGCTGACGGTTTCGGGTTGGGTGAGACGTTTTATTCAGCGCGACGTGATGCCAAGGGTTTATCCCTGCGCACGTAAAAGAATGAACTGGCATCTGGAACGCGGTGATCGGGTGATGGTGGTCTCAGCCACCGGTGAGCATCTGGTCACGCCTATCGCTCAGCAACTGGGCGCACATGGTGCACTGGCCATCGATGTGGAGATCGTAGACGATCGTTATAGCGGCCAGACATATGGCACAATGACTCACCCGCACGGGAAAGTCAGACAGCTAAAAGAGTGGCTGTTGCTGCAAGAAAGCGCGGGTTTTGCACAGACCTGGGCCTACAGCGATTCGATGAATGATTTACCGTTGCTGGAACATGCCGACCATGCCTGGGTAATCAATCCGGCTGAACCCCTGCATCAGCTGGCACAACAGCGCGGTTGGGAAGTGTGCCAGTGGCTTAAATAA
- a CDS encoding serine hydrolase — MNKIRHSVAAGTLSALFLIVASPVYAVEAPAAPQIEAKAWVLMDYHSGKVLAESHADDRLDPASLTKMMSSYVIGQALKAGKIHNDDLVTVGKDAWATGNPVLKGSSLMFLKPGDRIPVSELNKGIIIQSGNDASIALADYVAGSQDAFVGLMNNYVRVLGLKNTHFKTVHGLDSDGQYSTARDMALLGQALIRDVPEEYALHQEKEFTFNRIRQHNRNRLLWSTNLHVDGIKTGHTDGAGNNLVASATDGDQRLISVVLGAATDAVRFRESEKLLTWGFRFYETVTPIKTDKPFATQRVWYGDKKEVNLGVASDASITVPKGQMKNLKASFTLSQPQLTAPLKKNQVVGNIDFQLEGKTIEQRPLVVMDEVNEGGFFSRIWDFVMMKMNGWFGKWFS; from the coding sequence ATGAATAAAATACGCCATTCTGTCGCTGCCGGCACGCTTTCTGCCCTTTTCCTGATTGTCGCTTCCCCCGTTTATGCCGTAGAGGCACCTGCTGCGCCGCAGATTGAAGCCAAAGCCTGGGTTCTGATGGATTATCACAGCGGCAAGGTGCTGGCGGAATCACACGCCGACGATCGTCTCGATCCTGCCAGCCTGACTAAAATGATGTCCAGCTACGTGATTGGGCAGGCGTTAAAGGCCGGAAAAATTCATAACGACGATCTGGTGACCGTTGGCAAAGACGCCTGGGCTACCGGTAATCCCGTGCTGAAAGGATCGTCGCTGATGTTTTTGAAGCCGGGCGATCGCATTCCGGTTTCTGAACTCAATAAAGGGATCATTATCCAGTCCGGTAACGATGCCAGTATTGCGCTGGCCGATTACGTTGCCGGCAGCCAGGACGCATTTGTCGGGCTGATGAACAATTACGTACGGGTACTGGGGCTGAAAAACACGCATTTCAAAACCGTTCACGGACTGGATTCTGACGGGCAATACAGTACCGCCAGGGATATGGCCCTGTTGGGACAGGCGTTGATTCGGGATGTGCCCGAAGAGTATGCGCTGCACCAGGAAAAAGAGTTTACCTTTAACCGCATCAGGCAGCATAACCGTAACCGGCTGTTGTGGAGTACCAACCTGCATGTCGATGGCATTAAAACCGGCCATACCGACGGCGCAGGAAATAATCTTGTTGCTTCAGCAACCGACGGCGATCAGCGTTTGATTTCAGTCGTGCTGGGTGCCGCGACGGATGCAGTACGCTTTCGCGAAAGTGAAAAGCTGCTGACCTGGGGTTTTCGCTTTTACGAAACGGTAACACCGATCAAAACCGATAAACCTTTTGCTACCCAGCGCGTTTGGTATGGCGACAAAAAAGAGGTTAACCTGGGCGTAGCCAGCGATGCGTCGATTACCGTGCCAAAAGGGCAAATGAAAAACCTGAAGGCCAGTTTTACGCTTTCGCAGCCTCAGCTCACCGCCCCACTGAAGAAAAATCAGGTTGTAGGCAACATTGATTTTCAGCTTGAGGGAAAAACCATAGAGCAGCGCCCGTTGGTGGTCATGGATGAGGTTAATGAAGGCGGATTTTTCAGTCGGATATGGGATTTTGTGATGATGAAAATGAACGGCTGGTTTGGTAAATGGTTTTCCTGA